The proteins below come from a single Miscanthus floridulus cultivar M001 chromosome 1, ASM1932011v1, whole genome shotgun sequence genomic window:
- the LOC136493728 gene encoding uncharacterized protein — MANDGSSRGGGRRWCGTLITRVDLLIFLLAAALCSASYCLSIWHNSRGAADSRVLLGPSAAGATHCGDDADKPLDFETHHAAEDAGLSVSSTAAAKTTTRTRRALRGGAADGSKVHRGVAWAEAGGGGSLRFTDAVA, encoded by the coding sequence ATGGCGAACGACGGATCGTCGCGCGGCGGCGGCAGGAGGTGGTGCGGCACCCTCATCACGCGCGTGGACCTCCTGATCTTCCTCCTCGCCGCGGCGCTCTGCTCCGCGTCCTACTGCCTGTCGATATGGCACAACAGCCGCGGCGCCGCGGACAGCAGGGTCCTGCTGGGGCCgagcgccgccggcgccacgcactGCGGGGACGACGCCGACAAGCCGCTTGACTTCGAGACGCACCacgccgccgaggacgccgggCTCTCCGTGTCGTCTACGGCGGCGGCGAAGACGACGACGCGCACGCGGCGGGCACTGCGAGGCGGCGCCGCGGACGGCAGCAAGGTGCACCGCGGCGTGGCTTGGGcggaggccggcggcggcggcagcctcCGGTTCACGGACGCCGTCGCGTAG
- the LOC136493758 gene encoding uncharacterized protein, translating to MANDGSSSRARGGGTGGRRWCGTLITRVDLLIFLLAAALCSASYCLSIWHNSRGAADSRVLLGPSAAGATHCGDDADKPLDFETHHAAEDAGLSVSSTAAAKTTTRTRRALRGGAADGSKVHRGVAWAEAGGGGSLRFTDAVA from the coding sequence ATGGCGAACGACGGATCGTCGTCGAGAGCGCGCGGCGGCGGCACCGGCGGCAGGAGGTGGTGCGGCACCCTCATCACGCGCGTGGACCTCCTGATCTTCCTCCTCGCCGCGGCGCTCTGCTCCGCGTCCTACTGCCTGTCGATATGGCACAACAGCCGCGGCGCCGCGGACAGCAGGGTCCTGCTGGGGCCgagcgccgccggcgccacgcactGCGGGGACGACGCCGACAAGCCGCTTGACTTCGAGACGCACCacgccgccgaggacgccgggCTCTCCGTGTCGTCTACGGCGGCGGCGAAGACGACGACGCGCACGCGGCGGGCACTGCGAGGCGGCGCCGCGGACGGCAGCAAGGTGCACCGCGGCGTGGCTTGGGcggaggccggcggcggcggcagcctcCGGTTCACGGACGCCGTCGCGTAG